In Haliotis asinina isolate JCU_RB_2024 unplaced genomic scaffold, JCU_Hal_asi_v2 scaffold_18, whole genome shotgun sequence, the following proteins share a genomic window:
- the LOC137269927 gene encoding multiple epidermal growth factor-like domains protein 11 — MDGPDFLKVEFKDHTEAVQSKYKHIRRVFIMFITVTLCLLTFASTKAARCEEYLQCAVCDSQKRICTSCHSGYHGSTCELVCNIGCRNGACELTSRGIENCTEGCVAGFRGPNCKVPCSSPPELCQECPGGCQEGYCQLGSSCVSGCKDGFYGATCKGCSSTCKTCNRTSGTCVECHQSHFGSNCTYPCDHCHVSCKFGCEHGCAPGFHGIFCENNCSEHCRGESDANGAMVSLPECSRETGDCIKGCVDGWYGPSCSSQCNPRCKYKRCSPSGDCQHGCVPGYYGSVCSPCPKHCVDNTCDTESGTCQRCDNGLYGLFCNQNCSVCLDGFCVETSTVCSGGCDVTEHDCISACTNNCTETVNQTPDQTHSLLVAIPTMSSLLLICTVVACIRYQKRQEPTEMVSKSEKKHAGLLHMITVMSEREKLVQ, encoded by the exons attcatcaTGTTCATTACGGTCACTCTGTGTTTGCTGACCTTTGCATCAACAAAAG CAGCTCGTTGTGAGGAATACCTTCAGTGTGCAGTCTGCGACTCTCAGAAGAGAATCTGTACATCATGTCACTCGGGTTACCACGGCAGCACGTGTGAGTTAGTCTGCAACATTGGCTGCAGAAACGGAGCCTGTGAACTTACAAGTCGAGGCATAGAGAACTGCACTGAAGGTTGTGTCGCAGGTTTTCGAGGCCCCAACTGTAAGGTTCCTTGTTCCTCACCCCCAGAGTTGTGCCAGGAATGTCCAGGTGGGTGCCAGGAAGGGTACTGCCAGCTCGGCTCCTCCTGTGTGTCTGGGTGTAAAGACGGCTTCTACGGTGCTACCTGTAAAGGCTGTTCCAGCACGTGTAAAACATGCAACAGGACTAGCGGGACATGTGTCGAATGTCACCAGTCTCATTTTGGCTCGAACTGTACTTATCCATGTGATCACTGTCACGTGTCGTGCAAGTTTGGGTGTGAACACGGATGTGCACCAGGATTCCATGGCATTTTCTGTGAAAACAACTGTAGTGAACATTGTCGAGGGGAGTCTGATGCGAACGGCGCCATGGTGAGTTTACCTGAGTGTAGCCGGGAGACAGGTGACTGCATCAAGGGCTGTGTTGATGGCTGGTATGGACCTTCTTGCTCCTCTCAGTGTAACCCCAGGTGTAAGTACAAGAGATGCTCCCCCTCAGGGGACTGTCAACATGGCTGTGTACCTGGATATTACGGGAGTGTCTGTAGCCCCTGCCCCAAACACTGCGTCGACAACACTTGTGACACGGAGAGCGGGACTTGTCAAAGATGTGACAACGGATTGTACGGATTGTTCTGCAATCAGAACTGCAGTGTCTGTCTTGACGGTTTCTGTGTGGAGACATCTACCGTTTGCTCTGGTGGATGTGACGTCACAGAGCACGACTGTATCTCTGCCTGCACAAACAACTGTACTGAGACAG TTAATCAGACGCCAGACCAAACTCACAGCTTACTTGTAGCCATACCAACAATGTCCTCGCTCCTTCTCATCTGCACGGTGGTGGCGTGCATTCGTTATC AGAAAAGACAGGAACCAACGGAGATGGTGTCGAAAAGCGAAAAGAAGCACGCCGGACTTCTACACATGATTACTGTGATGTCGGAGAGGGAGAAACTGGTCCAGTGA